Proteins co-encoded in one Prunus persica cultivar Lovell chromosome G6, Prunus_persica_NCBIv2, whole genome shotgun sequence genomic window:
- the LOC18772795 gene encoding macrophage migration inhibitory factor homolog isoform X2, with translation MPCLNISANVSLEGVDTSSILSEATSTVAKIISKPEAYVMIVLKGSVPIAFGGTEQPAAYGELVSIGGLNPDVNKKLSAAIAAILETKLSVPKSRFFLKFYDTKAHQSQEYAQCLHALHQN, from the exons ATGCCGTGCCTTAACATCTCAGCTAACGTCAGCCTGGAAGGAGTAGACACCTCCTCTATCCTCTCCGAAGCCACCTCCACCGTCGCCAAGATCATCAGCAAGCCCGAGGCC TATGTGATGATTGTGCTGAAGGGATCAGTACCCATAGCTTTTGGTGGGACTGAGCAGCCAGCTGCCTATGGTGAGTTGGTCTCCATTGGTGGCCTTAACCCTGATGTGAACAAGAAGTTGAGTGCTGCAATTGCCGCAATTCTTGAGACTAAGTTGTCTGTGCCCAAGTCACGATTTTTCCTCAAGTTCTATGACACCAAG GCCCATCAAAGTCAAGAATATGCACAGTGTTTGCATGCTTTACACCAGAACTAG
- the LOC18773147 gene encoding PRA1 family protein B1, whose protein sequence is MSNPTPPPILPVSTTSTTTAGSVQSQAPIATPAFRAFITHISENLRNGLSQRRPWTELFDRSAFAKPESLSEATGRVRKNYSYFRVNYLATIALIVAVSLFTHPFSLLVLLGLLAGWLFLYLFRPSDQPLVIFGRTFSDTQTLWGLIAFSIFVVFLTSVGSLLISALLVGAAVVFAHGAFRVPEDLFLDEQEPTASTGFLSFLNGAASNVAAATAPAVIAARG, encoded by the coding sequence ATGTCGAACCCAACCCCACCTCCGATCCTTCCGGTCTCAACCACGTCCACAACCACCGCCGGCTCCGTCCAATCCCAGGCCCCGATCGCCACCCCAGCCTTCCGCGCCTTCATCACCCACATCTCGGAAAATCTCCGCAACGGCCTCTCCCAGCGCCGCCCCTGGACCGAGCTCTTCGACCGCTCCGCCTTCGCCAAGCCCGAGTCGCTCTCCGAAGCCACCGGTCGCGTCCGCAAGAACTACTCCTACTTCCGCGTCAACTACCTCGCCACCATCGCTCTCATCGTCGCCGTCTCCCTCTTCACCCACCCATTCTCTCTCCTCGTCCTCCTCGGTCTCCTCGCCGGCTGGCTCTTCCTCTACCTCTTCCGGCCCTCCGATCAGCCCCTCGTCATCTTCGGCCGCACCTTCTCCGACACCCAGACCCTCTGGGGCCTCATCGCCTTCTCCATCTTCGTCGTCTTCCTCACCTCCGTCGGATCCCTACTCATCTCGGCTCTACTCGTCGGCGCTGCCGTCGTCTTCGCTCACGGCGCCTTTAGGGTTCCCGAGGACCTCTTCTTGGACGAGCAAGAGCCTACAGCCTCCACTGGCTTCCTCTCCTTCCTCAACG
- the LOC18774386 gene encoding macrophage migration inhibitory factor homolog, which translates to MPCLYISTNVNLDGFDTDSIFSEATKAISSITGKPEDYVMVLLKGSVPISFGRSTSEPAAYGELVAMGGINKPVKRQLIATLGTIMEAKLSIPKTRFFLKVVDISTATGSKL; encoded by the exons ATGCCTTGCCTTTACATCTCCACCAACGTGAACCTAGATGGATTTGACACTGATTCCATCTTTTCTGAAGCCACCAAAGCGATCTCTTCCATCACTGGAAAGCCTGAAGAC TATGTGATGGTGTTGCTTAAGGGATCGGTGCCCATATCATTTGGCAGGAGCACCAGTGAGCCAGCAGCATATGGTGAGCTAGTAGCAATGGGTGGAATTAACAAACCAGTGAAGAGGCAGCTGATTGCCACCCTTGGCACAATCATGGAGGCCAAGCTTTCAATCCCAAAGACCAGATTTTTTCTTAAAGTTGTTGATATAAGTACTGCAACAGGGTCTAAGCTCTGA
- the LOC18772795 gene encoding macrophage migration inhibitory factor homolog isoform X1 — translation MPCLNISANVSLEGVDTSSILSEATSTVAKIISKPEAYVMIVLKGSVPIAFGGTEQPAAYGELVSIGGLNPDVNKKLSAAIAAILETKLSVPKSRFFLKFYDTKGSNFGWNGSTF, via the exons ATGCCGTGCCTTAACATCTCAGCTAACGTCAGCCTGGAAGGAGTAGACACCTCCTCTATCCTCTCCGAAGCCACCTCCACCGTCGCCAAGATCATCAGCAAGCCCGAGGCC TATGTGATGATTGTGCTGAAGGGATCAGTACCCATAGCTTTTGGTGGGACTGAGCAGCCAGCTGCCTATGGTGAGTTGGTCTCCATTGGTGGCCTTAACCCTGATGTGAACAAGAAGTTGAGTGCTGCAATTGCCGCAATTCTTGAGACTAAGTTGTCTGTGCCCAAGTCACGATTTTTCCTCAAGTTCTATGACACCAAG GGTTCCAACTTTGGATGGAACGGGTCTACCTTCTAA